In Fluviispira sanaruensis, a genomic segment contains:
- the mnmG gene encoding tRNA uridine-5-carboxymethylaminomethyl(34) synthesis enzyme MnmG, with product MRSLNYDVVVVGGGHAGCEAALASARMKKKTLLISMSIDRIGQMSCNPAIGGTAKGHLVKEIDALGGEMGAAIDKTGIQYRILNKSKGPAIWSSRAQADMDLYRTYMRKTLEDTPYLDLLQDTVSSLILDENCVYGVKTSLDQIIHSSCVILTTGTFLNGLIHIGERRITSGRAGEPASVELAQALKDYGFQVGRMKTGTTPRLDARSIDFSRLEQQDSDPDFVPFSNRTDKITQPLVPCYITYTNEKTHEVIKNHMHLSPLYSGIITGIGPRYCPSIEDKVVKFPDRVSHQIFIEPEGYQTHEIYPNGISTSLPIHVQEEFLRTIAGFENVVLMKPGYAIEYDFVQPTELHPTLETKKIKNLYFAGQLNGTTGYEEAAAQGLIAGINAALRVSDKKPFILSRSESYIGVLIDDLTTLGTNEPYRMFTSRAENRLKLREDNADARLTEYGYQLGLVEDEVYTKFKDRIQKISSERARLKSIWLNPTPELNKKLLENSLPEISTNVTLDAYLKRPEVNVRFLKEAGFVTDYDLRILRCVEIEVKYEGYIKREETQSDKLRTYDHVWIPQNFNYGLVSGLSKEVVEKLKKHNPSTLGQASRISGITPAAVTLLHTMIDRERNAMPLQ from the coding sequence GATCGCATTGGACAGATGTCCTGTAACCCAGCTATTGGCGGCACCGCAAAAGGACATTTAGTAAAAGAAATCGACGCTTTAGGCGGTGAAATGGGTGCTGCAATTGACAAAACGGGGATCCAATACAGAATTTTAAATAAAAGCAAAGGCCCCGCTATTTGGTCAAGTCGCGCACAAGCAGATATGGATCTTTATCGCACATATATGCGGAAAACCCTTGAAGACACTCCTTACCTTGACCTTTTACAAGACACAGTTTCTTCGCTTATATTAGACGAAAATTGTGTATATGGGGTAAAGACATCTCTTGATCAAATCATTCACTCCTCCTGTGTTATTTTAACCACAGGTACGTTTTTAAATGGCTTAATCCATATTGGCGAAAGAAGAATCACCTCTGGACGAGCGGGTGAACCTGCAAGTGTAGAGCTCGCGCAAGCATTAAAAGATTATGGCTTCCAAGTGGGTCGGATGAAAACAGGCACAACGCCACGCCTTGATGCACGTTCTATAGACTTTTCCCGTCTAGAACAGCAGGACAGCGATCCTGATTTTGTCCCTTTTAGCAATCGCACAGACAAAATAACCCAACCATTGGTGCCTTGCTATATTACATATACCAATGAAAAGACTCATGAAGTTATTAAAAATCACATGCATCTTTCACCACTGTACAGTGGCATCATCACAGGAATTGGCCCACGCTATTGCCCGAGTATTGAAGACAAAGTCGTTAAATTTCCAGATCGTGTCAGCCATCAAATTTTTATTGAACCTGAAGGCTATCAGACCCACGAAATTTATCCAAACGGGATCAGCACAAGCTTACCCATACATGTTCAAGAAGAATTTTTAAGAACAATTGCTGGTTTTGAAAATGTCGTTCTTATGAAGCCTGGCTATGCAATTGAATATGATTTTGTTCAACCGACAGAATTGCACCCGACTTTGGAAACTAAGAAAATTAAAAATCTTTATTTTGCAGGCCAACTGAACGGAACAACAGGTTATGAAGAAGCTGCTGCTCAAGGGCTGATTGCTGGCATAAATGCAGCTCTCCGCGTCAGTGACAAAAAACCTTTTATCTTAAGTCGCTCAGAAAGCTATATTGGTGTTTTAATTGATGATTTAACTACATTAGGGACAAACGAACCCTACCGCATGTTCACAAGTCGAGCGGAAAATAGATTGAAATTGCGCGAAGACAATGCCGATGCTCGTCTCACTGAATATGGCTACCAGCTTGGTTTGGTGGAAGATGAGGTCTATACAAAATTTAAAGACCGCATACAAAAAATCTCTTCCGAACGTGCGCGTTTAAAAAGTATTTGGTTAAATCCAACTCCTGAGTTGAATAAAAAATTATTGGAAAATAGTTTACCCGAAATCTCAACGAACGTAACACTCGATGCATATTTAAAAAGACCCGAAGTGAATGTCCGTTTCCTTAAAGAAGCTGGCTTTGTTACAGATTATGATCTCCGCATATTACGTTGTGTAGAGATTGAAGTAAAATATGAAGGGTATATTAAAAGAGAAGAAACACAAAGTGACAAACTACGCACTTACGATCATGTGTGGATCCCACAAAATTTCAACTATGGTTTAGTCAGTGGTTTATCTAAAGAAGTTGTTGAAAAACTCAAAAAACACAATCCTAGCACATTGGGACAAGCTTCGCGTATCAGCGGGATCACTCCTGCAGCTGTTACTTTACTTCACACAATGATCGACAGAGAAAGAAACGCAATGCCCCTTCAGTAA